The Branchiostoma floridae strain S238N-H82 chromosome 12, Bfl_VNyyK, whole genome shotgun sequence genome segment tcagccacatagtgatctacatcattcacccggacgggtgtgtcaccccgtaaggggcggtataacccgtcgtgtggTGCGAACATGTcctggatggtttgccccaacacaaATTAGGGgctgaacaagaacaagaagataTCTCCTAAAACGCGCGTTCTTCTCGGCGATTTCCGACGCGCAGATTTGGTCGTCCTGAAAATTCTTTCTGGTATTAGTGCGCAATATAGGTAAAGTGGTCTCATCGCCTTAAACCCCACATCGGCCGTTCCATGTGCGCATTGCAATTAGTGCCATCGGAGATTGTGGGAAACGTATCaagatttttgtcatttttctttattacAGTCTGACAAAATGATGACTTTTATCTTACGTTTCGGAATGAAACATTGCTTCTATTGATGCTTCCTTCGAATGTAACGTTTCATAAAATTTCAACTGCGTTTGCCCTCAGTGGCTAGGCAGCCCTTTCTACAAAAAACATTAACTTCTCCGGAGGCGTTCTCCTGGGAATGAATCAGATTAGCCCCAATCGTACAAACGGTCGCACGCTATATTAGGCgaagcccctgaggcgtcgccaaaaaaacacacactgcAAACCGAGACCAGAGTCAGACCTTTCTTTCAATCATACCATTTATTGCACAGATACTTCCTACACACCACTGTTctaaacatgttacatgtacgttaATTGTCCAATCACAAACATCTAGAGCAGCACAAGGCTCAGATTCAGATCTAGAAACTTCTGAACACCAATTGTTAACCCCTTTCTTATAATCTtgaaaatcactttttttttcaataactcTACTTGGATATCTTTATTATTTATGATGTGTACATCTTAAATAGTCATGGACACTAGTAGGTACCAACTCCAAAATGAATCACCAAAGGAACACAAATGTAATCAGCAACATACACACGGTACTATAGTTGACACATTCTACTGTCTATAGTTGGGCTAGTAAGATTAATCACCATTCCAAGTGCGCATGCACAGAGACAGGTGCGTAATGTGTCAACTAGGAAGGCGCCTGACTTGTTAACAGTTTTTGTCTAGACCACAGTCTTGATTTACATAACAACGCCCAtaggtgtttgtttgtcaatgtgCAAACGAACTTGGAATAGTGAACGACCTTATACTTGTTTACACAGCATTATTTTAGTAAAATGTTTTACACTTTATTTCCGCACACATGGTAAAGCACTCACAAAAAGCTTCGATCATTTAACTCATCCTACTTTTAAACTGAAATGACCTAAAGCCCATGACACATAACCTGAACGGTAGGGTGATGTCATTAATGTGTCAAATGTGCCTGGTAGCCTGTAACTGCCCCCGTCTCTGAGAGGGTTCAGAGGACTGACTGAATGGTAGTTTGTTAGTACTTTACAAttgtatatgaaaataatgtgtACTTCACTAAGTCGATTTCTTTCACAACTGAACTAATATGTTTTTAAGATGGTACCTCGATGAACCTTTAAATACTATATTCAATGATCTCAAGGAGATTGTCTTTTCCTTCTTTCATAATGAATAATTCTAGGGTCTACTTAATCTAGTAGGTGTAATAAGACATTTAAACCACATTTAACGGACCACAAAATGCATGCAAATACGGCTTACACCAAAGCCCCTATTTTGACAGTTTGtactttgttttcttaatatcGAGTGTTCCCTTATTAAACATTACAGAATAGATAGTTGCATATTGATAGTTTCGTTTTCTTCTGTCTTTTACGttcattttcttctgtctttaCCAATCATAGTCATTCTTACATTGGTTAGCTTTTTTTAACATTACTTTAACTGTTTTATTCTTGTATCTTAAACCCTAGTCAAGAATAACAATTGTTACAATATTCTTCTATTTACAACATAGATTTTCAGAAGGAAATGTCTACATCCATTACCAATGACACAGTGGTTTTCAATACATATTTTTCACaaagcagggctcaaaatactttgtACCTTTTCTGCATATCTGTTTTCAGATGCAGATAACATCAAAATACCTGTACAGCAATGTTACTGATATAATGgtgatattttgagccctgcaaagGAAAATCAAAATTGATTACATCAactattttcaatatttctatGACTTTCACTTCAACCAAAAGTGACATTCTAAACTTTTTTATGTTAATTTTGACAGCCATCCATTTTTTAAGTATTCTAAGACGTATACAGAACAAATTTTAAGTCATAAGCAAGAGTGGAATGACCTAGAAGCATAGTAGAGTAGAAGCAAGAAGATTGTAGGTTAGGAATTCAAGACAATTACATTACATGTGTAGATGATTCACATAACACTGGTACTTAAGGGGGAAATATAGCACTCATTAAAGgtccattttgtaacattttggccCTAAATAGAAAATGTTCTCAATAATAAAGCTATCATGTGGAAGACATGTACCATCTATCTCAGCATATTTCCATTGTTTATgtgtatttctggtgtttatAAACTGTACAAAACAAGGTTCCCAACCAtttcaaattagaaaaaaaaaaaaaacaaaacatggtacattTGTTTGAAACATCAGTTTGGATGGTATTTTGTAACACCTAATTCAATATCCATATGCAATACTACTATAATGTTGATCGACCATATTGTCCTAATGTTACATAATGGACCTTCAAGGGGACTAATAACATAAAAAGTAGTCAGTTATGTCTAAGCCAACGACTTGTACTCATCTGACCACCTTCAAGAAGATGTCGGAGGGcagaactgttacagtaatgtttTCTGCGTAGTCTGTGTTTCTGGGAATGAAAGCTCTAAACAGCCTGTAAGAATTATGTCTTTGTTTCAAGTTCTCTGTTCTGGAAAAAGTTGTGGTTTAGTACCTTTGCTTACACATATATGAGattttaagaaagaaaacagaagtaAAAGTTATAATTTAAGGATAGGAAAAGAGGAGTGGAAAACAGAAAAACTTGACTCAAAGTTTGTTCTCAATTGTCaacagaaatatttacaaaaacaatTTAAACCAATAAACATAATATACATCTAACCATGATGTTTACAACTATAAGCCATTCCACAGTTCCATCACTGCAAAGCATTGTAGGTAAGGTCATAGGTTACACCTCAAACTTTGACCTTagcccacaatgcatcacaacTGCACATGCTCACTAAGAACTGTGATATGCCTTATTACTACTGCTAATAATCAATTTATAGGTTAACAAAGATCAAAGGTAtgtagcagggttgtagccagcctgaaatcattttctgtctcctcgattttgaatgggaatacTATGGAGCACAGAAAGTGTGAGACATCGCAAGAAGTTCCAAGGGGGTCtggggtcccagaaaattttgaaatctggaccctctggaAGCtacttcctgcattttgaggtgtagattttgctgATAACTATGCTGTTCAACGGCATCTGTttgggtgaaaaattacacaaggctTTCaggtttttttatatctttacatattgatttttgtccgtcatagaggacggaatgggcaaactatttttccgtccccagctacaaaatttgatcaaaggacggaaggacgggcactggctacaaccctggtatgtagtaagtaaaaaaaacaacagaaagggCTGGTGAATACAAACGGAAATGCTTGAAGAACGATCAGTCCCATTTCTGTACAGGCCTGTGTGCCCCCTGCCCAAACCGAGTGTAGTCATCCCTGTCAAAACAAAGCATCAAGCTTAACATAAGCAGAAATGAGTTAGCAATTAGTAGTAGTAAGCATCCTTTCAAGGaaggaaaaaaataacagaATGCAAGAATCTATTCTCAGCTTTCTATTAAAAAACTGTAGCTACTGTATCAGAAAAAAGTATTAGGATTAAAAGCAGAAAATCAACAGTTAACAGAAAAAAGTAGAAAAGAagttaaaaataaacaaaaacatattagCACAAATTTGTGCAACAAAGTTGTCTTTTGACAGCCTCTGTTAGTAGTGTAAAATAGCTTATAGCTTAAAAAACGTATAAGTTAAACCTTGCCTTTTCCACCCTTTTGAACAGAGATTTTGTAACAGTATTTTCTCAGTTTTTCAAAGTCACATTTAAGatttaaatgtaaaagtgaGAGAAATCCCAATCAACATCTGGAAAGGTTTTATCCGTCCATTTAAACACATAGGGTAAAAATTCTCCAAACATGCAAAGAGACTTTAACACCAGCTTCCTATATTAACCACCATGATTCCTGCGTAGTGTAGTAAGGAGATTTGAGAGTTTGGTCATTACTCGGTTTTCATGCGTCCGGACGTCATGCGGTAGATGATGGAGTCGCGCCCGGGTTCCATGTACAGGAGGTTGTACGCTACGGAGTAGACCGCGAGAAGTAGCAGGACCCCCAGCCACAGGGACATGTTGAAGATGACCGGGTAGTCAGGGTTGATTTTGGGCGCAAGGTTACCAGGCTTGTCCTAAGGAGGGAAATaagtggtaaaaaaaatcactaacGTTGGGTACTGTGTAAGCAAAAAGTTTGAACAAAGTGTATACAATATTCACATTCATGTacttcatacacatacacaatatATTAATATACACTTTATGCAACATGCAAAATTTACATCACATTGTGTACGTCAGGGTCGCACAACTCCACTAGTACAGTTGTGCAGGgcaagttaaacttaaagtgtCAATCGGACAAGTGCATGTTTACTTTAAGCCCACTTTcctgattgggcaagtacaACCCCCTCCCCGAAACAGTATTAGCCCGTTGCATGTGGTTTGTTAAGTTCTCCCCCCCCCCGGTTCACCACCAGTTATTGCCACCAAAGAGGAAACAAACTATGACATGCCTCTAAAATACTATTAATAGTTATCTGGCCTTCTGAAatcatgtttgtaaacaacctATATCCCAACAAAAAACGTCAGATATCCCCTAAAAGTTTATTGTTTGAAGTAAAAATACTTAGAAATGCAGAGAGGAAGGGgtcatttaaattttgggcaagtgaaaagttggttcgggcaagtaaattctTGAGTGAAGTTTTGAAAACTTCTCCAACCCTGCCCTAAATGAACTACCTAAATTCAAAAAAAGCAATTCACAATTTATTTACCTTTTCTGGTGTCAtcctttttaaacattttagacaaaattgcccctgcaaTAGCTTCATAAATGCATGGGGAGCCAAGCCAATATGTATTGAGAATTATGTCCCCTAACTTTGGTAAAAGAGCCTATATCAGTCGTGAACAGTAACAGTTGTAACAGTAATTTAACAATCTTTCTCAGTCACTAGTTAAATTTTTAATAAAAGTATATTGTGTAATAaaaggaaagagagagagaaagagagagagagagagagagagagagagagagagagagagagagagagagagagagagagtatctGTCTATCATACTGTTACCTGTGCCTGTTGAAGCAGTGAGCGTCGGGACCGCTGCATACCACCCGTGGGGGTAGACAGAGTCATGGCTTCCACTACAACATTGCCTGAGTACAGCTCAGCAACTGTCTTGGAAAACTATGAGAGAAATGTGGGCATTTTTAGCAAAACCTTAGGGGTAGATTTTAAAATGCTCGTTTTCCAAACATCAGACACATCAGAATATATAGGATGAAAAAAGATACATCATTAATAATACCTGACAGTGTGTTCTGCTTTCGAAACATACTACAATGCTTAAAGCGTCTATCCTTAACGTTAGTGAAATATATTGATTATATTCTCCTTCCATCCCCTCACAAAAGTTTtccaccatactgtaaatcgtacaaagcacaTTCAAAATGAGTGAATATATGCtggaaattgaaataaaaaaatatcagaaaaagaTACTTATGTCAAAGATTAGAATgccaaattcaattttcaaatgtcaaagaagagaacaaaaataaagaatctgcTGTACAGTTTACCATACCccttcatttgttcaaccttcctgaccatttATATTTCAGATAATACTATTCATATTGAATTcgaaggcaatttttttgtcaaccttttttttatttgcatcagttttggggttgcCAGAGGGTGtcattaatacatgtattattaaaGCCACACATTAATGGACTTACACCAAGAGACAACAACACCAAACTTCCTCATTAAGAAAAATCTATAAAACCCAGCACCTTGGGTAGGAAGCTGTTGAGGACAGTGATGGCATCCTGGACCTGCTGACTTGTCGGGCCGTACTCTTGAGCCAGCCGCCCTACACCGGTCAGACTCACACTGACCAGGTCTGGCACACCGTCGGACACCAACGCCTGCTGACCACTCAACTGTAAATTAAAGGTATGAAGGGTGATCagttaggcctagggaaaaaagttGTACTTTCTGTTTTCCGAGCTACACTAGAAAAATGTGCTGACCTGAGCCTTATTTtaggtgggcagtggagtcacatagtttcaaGTCCAAattctcattcactcactcactcacactcactattgAATTCAGACTGCttcttaggcctaggaaaaaaaatgttgtgtttcctgtttcagtcctgaaaaaattagggtcggtaggtagggattatcttctttttttcttgtaatttttattaggctggccaaaactctagtaatacatattacaatacagtcgaacaaagtaacctgaagtgcatgaggacacttcaaACTTTAAtcttgtgcacaatagatacatttatccttcattagataggacaagcagtgtttttgcttcaatgggaagcaggctgaataaaaattctaactggaaactgtgactcctctgcccatcccaaaaaaaagtctagggtcggcaggtttttctagggtaggtagggaaacaggaaacacaacattttttttcctaggccttattcAAGTAAACAAAAATGATTGTACTATCTAATGAAGGACAAATGTATCCAAAGAGgctaatatataatataacctCTTTGTAACCAAATAAGCACAAAATTGAAGTTCGACATTGAAAACgaaagtgtcctcatgcatttcatttttacgTTGTTGAACTGAATTGTAATTTGGCAGAAGTGAtgaagaaattagaaaaaaaaagaaaatccctACCTAACTACCCAACAAGTTGCATCAACAAGTCAAATTTCAAGACATTATCatatagtatgaagtcttttatcaacaTCTATCAGATTTTtaaatcattgtggtcattacATATGGCAggtttactaaaaaaaaattaaatgaattTATCCATTCTCCATCCCTTCTNNNNNNNNNNNNNNNNNNNNNNNNNNNNNNNNNNNNNNNNNNNNNNNNNNNNNNNNNNNNNNNNNNNNNNNNNNNNNNNNNNNNNNNNNNNNNNNNNNNNNNNNNNNNNNNNNNNNNNNNNNNNNNNNNNNNNNNNNNNNNNNNNNNNNNNNNNNNNNNNNNNNNNNNNNNNNNNNNNNNNNNNNNNNNNNNNNNNNNNNNNNNNNNNNNNNNNNNNNNNNNNNNNNNNNNNNNNNNNNNNNNNNNNNNNNNNNNNNNNNNNNNNNNNNNNNNNNNNNNNNNNNNNNNNNNNNNNNNNNNNNNNNNNNNNNNNNNNNNNNNNNNNNNNNNNNNNNNNNNNNNNNNNNNNNNNNNNNNNNNNNNNNNNNNNNNNNNNNNNNNNNNNNNNNNNNNNNNNNNNNNNNNNNNNNNNNNNNNNNNNNNNNNNNNNNNNNNNNNNNNNNNNNNNNNNNNNNNNtcaaatatgaaaaatgttgatatgattCCCGAACAGACAAAATATTcttttcaaattacatgtggtGTAAAAAGCATTAAGTCCCCTTATGGGTTTCCTTACCATGCCAaaatttttaccaaaaaagttCCTCACCATGAAAGGGCAAAGACCCAATTCATACCATCCCCCTGATTGGTTGCTTGGTTACCTTGCTATTACCATTACGCTACTACTATAAAATcgtggctagaaccctgctacCTTGTACTCAAATGTTCCCTGTGTCTGTATATGCCAGTTCTCTGCTAACACAATGGAAGGTAGGCTTCTAAGTATGTAGTGAGAGGCTGAACTTGATGTGAAAGCTGCAAACTTAAAAAGGAAATGaaagcagggttctccccaaagggtggaataagggaggccctccactatactctcacccagctccactatactatttttcaaattaagtgtttcttccctattttctttgttacttttgctaagattaatgacaattcacagatttttgtacgaagtggcatcacttttccagtcagcattgtctgcaaaaacttgtgaatgagcaatgatcaaaacaatagtagttttgccacttcacaacaaaggaataacaacagtatattatacttgtagtatttgacaccctctgtcattgcaaaatgaacccattttcatgaaagtgcagcgcgttggtgcgggttatttttgccagcccctccactatactaaaaaattctggggagaaccctggaaAGTTTAAAAATTCCATGTAAATCTCACCTCCTTAGTGGTATTCAGGCTCCCTAGTCTCTCAGTCCTCAGCACTGACCCATCCTTCTGCAAGTGGACAGCAATCTGCTGGGGGGTGGCAGGCAGCTCAGAGAACAGCCCTGGGTACAGCGGTCTCACCTCAAACACCTAGGACATGGAGGATTAAAGACAGACACTTACTCCCTGGCCATATGTGTGAATTTTGATATAAATACATGACAATTGGCAACAAGACTTCAGAGGCCGATTGCCCACGTCTATAGCAACTTTTCACTGGCTCTAGATtcaaatatcatgttttttcacttgttaacaagtatgaatatgtatgtgtatgtatgtatgattctTCGCATTCTTACTTGCAGCAAGGAAATCCTTTTATTTTTctgtaaaaatgtaacaagagAAAGAACTCTTTCGGCTTGCTCACTTAACACTTTGTGTGTGTCAAATGCATGAGTGGGCTATCTTAGCCAAGCTAGTAGactaatacaaaatgtatgtaagcACATTTACCAAGGAAAAATCACACCCATTGGAAAACCTCACTGGCCTGATTAGGTAATCACAGGAAgacatcaggcttttagctaagattttatcatagggggtccaaatttcttggtgataTAAGTacgactattgtaggggggtctggggcatccaccttccatggtgcagagctTGAGAGAATTTTAAGTTGAAATTGTGCATTTtgaggtatcctgaggggcaaaattactgtcagcgATGTCACAAAAACTGtgcatccaatttcttgttttttttaaaagaaaagtgTGCCAAAATGATATCTtgatgcatgcctggctaaaagcctggaggacatacatttttgtacatttgccAGATTGGCATCTTCTCTTGCCAAGGGCACACTGGGCTTATTTAACTAAGCCTGGTTTCATAGCTACTCAAAAACAAATCTTACGTTCCCGTCCATGGTGAGGTCCAGCATGAGAGATTTTCTGTCAGGAAAACTGGAGGCGATGTGGCTGTGCACTGCAGACAGGTCTGGTAGTCCAGTCTGTAGGGAAAACATACAGCAAATATGAAACATgcaaaagtgttttttttttctggttttatattgtacatattcaatttAAGAATGTGGCAAACACACCATAACAGGTTATAACCATCTTACCATCATCAATGATGAAAAATCAAGCAGTAATGAAATACTTGTAGTTCAGCAGTTTTCTATACAAACAAAGCACAGCTATCTTTAAAAATGAAAACGACACAAGAAAATACATGGAAATTGAAGTACCTTAAACCCGCTAGTACGTAGACTACTTTTGAACTTTTCAAAGGCATCTCCAAAAATGTTTATCAATAAATTATCATATTAATGAAAGTTCCTTTCCAATGTTGTGTACAGATTGAGCCTTTTTCTAGAAATATGCTTGTTGGAAGGACAGCAAGTTATATCTGGGCCCACCAAAAATCTTGAACTTTATGACATAAAACTGATGAAAGTGTATTTTCAAAggttaaaaatgacaaaatgaattATTAACCACGTGGGCCCCAAAACAGAAAGNNNNNNNNNNNNNNNNNNNNNNNNNNNNNNNNNNNNNNNNNNNNNNNNNNNNNNNNNNNNNNNNNNNNNNNNNNNNNNNNNNNNNNNNNNNNNNNNNNNNNNNNNNNNNNNNNNNNNNNNNNNNNNNNNNNNNNNNNNNNNNNNNNNNNNNNNNNNN includes the following:
- the LOC118428160 gene encoding renin receptor-like (The sequence of the model RefSeq protein was modified relative to this genomic sequence to represent the inferred CDS: added 54 bases not found in genome assembly) — protein: MLIPDDAISLSPRKHATVKMAARWVISCLVVILGLCRAEQLYVLHAPSYVQFLPSASPLHTVDLPKVIGLVLGFSTSKDLEWQGLGPGSLFQRPRANFLISVENLPTGATIEPVGGVKATYPVKQTGLPDLSAVHSHIASSFPDRKSLMLDLTMDGNVFEVRPLYPGLFSELPATPQQIAVHLQKDGSVLRTERLGSLNTTKEADLIFAGELQLLQDIVNTLSGQQALVSDGVPDLVSVSLTGVGRLAQEYGPTSQQVQDAITVLNSFLPKFSKTVAELYSGNVVVEAMTLSTPTGGMQRSRRSLLQQAQDKPGNLAPKINPDYPVIFNMSLWLGVLLLLAVYSVAYNLLYMEPGRDSIIYRMTSGRMKTEDDYTRFGQGAHRPVQKWD